In Citrus sinensis cultivar Valencia sweet orange chromosome 2, DVS_A1.0, whole genome shotgun sequence, a single genomic region encodes these proteins:
- the LOC127900329 gene encoding ribonuclease 2-like: MVLAEKHGTCSFPVFRDEYSYFLTTLNLYFKYNVTRVLNEAGYLPSNTEKYPLGGIVSAIQNAFHATPKLDCSKDAVNELHLCFYKDFKPRDCIIERSPENDNYFSSSSCPKYVSLPVYTSSGVDDATAAIPWILENEPL; encoded by the exons ATGGTACTTGCAGAGAAGCATGGAACTTGTTCTTTTCCAGTATTTAGAGATGAATACAGTTACTTTTTAACTACCCTCAACTTGTACTTTAAATATAATGTCACG AGAGTACTGAATGAAGCTGGATATCTTCCTTCTAATACTGAAAAGTATCCTTTAGGAGGCATTGTCTCTGCCATTCAGAATGCTTTCCATGCAACTCCAAAACTGGATTGCTCGAAAGATGCTGTGAATGAACTTCATCTATGCTTTTACAAGGATTTCAAG CCTCGGGATTGTATTATTGAAAGAAGCCCTGAAAATGACAATTATTTCTCAAGCAGTTCATGTCCCAAATACGTTAGCTTGCCTGTATATACGTCATCGG GAGTTGATGATGCCACGGCTGCAATTCCCTGGATACTTGAAAATGAACCTCTTTGA
- the LOC102616155 gene encoding ribonuclease 2 isoform X1, with protein sequence MASFSLILILIRLSLVAALLTASFCQLKAIGIREVVDDAVGEQREFDYFNFALQWPGTQCQHTRHCCPSNGCCRGSNAPTEFTIHGLWPDYNDGTWPSCCKKSKFDEKEISTLLDTLEKYWPSYRCGSTSTCYSGEGLFWAHEWGNSLLLSQHDTYIYIFLLGKQFRIF encoded by the exons ATGGCATCTTTCtctctgattctgattctgattcgaCTATCGCTCGTCGCGGCGCTACTTACGGCGTCGTTTTGCCAGCTCAAAGCGATCGGAATCAGAGAGGTAGTAGACGATGCCGTAGGTGAGCAGAGGGAGTTCGATTACTTCAACTTTGCTCTCCAGTGGCCTGGCACTCAATGTCAACACACTCGCCATTGCTGTCCCTCCAACGGTTGTTGCCGAGG GTCGAATGCTCCAACTGAATTTACAATCC ATGGACTGTGGCCTGACTATAATGATGGAACCTGGCCTTCTTGCTGCAAGAAATCTAAGTTTGATGAGAAGGAG ATCTCAACATTGCTTGATACTCTGGAGAAGTACTGGCCATCATACAGATGTGGTTCAACATCAACTTGCTATAGTGGAGAAGGGCTATTTTGGGCTCATGAG TGGGGTAATAGTCTTCTACTGTCCCAGCATGATACatacatttatattttcttgctAGGAAAGcaatttcgaattttttaa
- the LOC102616155 gene encoding ribonuclease 2 isoform X2 codes for MASFSLILILIRLSLVAALLTASFCQLKAIGIREVVDDAVGEQREFDYFNFALQWPGTQCQHTRHCCPSNGCCRGSNAPTEFTIHGLWPDYNDGTWPSCCKKSKFDEKEISTLLDTLEKYWPSYRCGSTSTCYSGEGLFWAHESSTVPA; via the exons ATGGCATCTTTCtctctgattctgattctgattcgaCTATCGCTCGTCGCGGCGCTACTTACGGCGTCGTTTTGCCAGCTCAAAGCGATCGGAATCAGAGAGGTAGTAGACGATGCCGTAGGTGAGCAGAGGGAGTTCGATTACTTCAACTTTGCTCTCCAGTGGCCTGGCACTCAATGTCAACACACTCGCCATTGCTGTCCCTCCAACGGTTGTTGCCGAGG GTCGAATGCTCCAACTGAATTTACAATCC ATGGACTGTGGCCTGACTATAATGATGGAACCTGGCCTTCTTGCTGCAAGAAATCTAAGTTTGATGAGAAGGAG ATCTCAACATTGCTTGATACTCTGGAGAAGTACTGGCCATCATACAGATGTGGTTCAACATCAACTTGCTATAGTGGAGAAGGGCTATTTTGGGCTCATGAG TCTTCTACTGTCCCAGCATGA